Genomic DNA from Triticum dicoccoides isolate Atlit2015 ecotype Zavitan chromosome 4B, WEW_v2.0, whole genome shotgun sequence:
AGGTGGGTATATGGTGACTACGGCTGTGGATTTGCAAATTAAAGGGAGGGAAGGGGACATGGTGTTTCGGTACTCAATTTCCCACGAGGGTAGACCGACACACACGCCTATTAGATAGTATAGTTTTTTTCACTGTATAAGAAATTTCATAAAATAATTTCGCCAAAAGTAATTACCTATTTACTGTATGTATACTTTTTCTGTGTGATTTTCAAGATCCATCTTGTCGATAGCTAGCTAGGATGAGAGAAGTCAATGCATAATGTGTGTGATACGTAGCTAGCTAGCCAGGCCTAAAAGAACACACATATAATGGATTGTGCTGTGTGTGTGGCAGTCTGCTTCACGCCATCACATGACAAAAATATTCTCTACCTTGCTAGTTCACATGATCTTGCTGGCCCGCGTCCATACATATATCCACCAGAACAAAGAATATTTcacttttctttctttttgtagCATAGCACTTGCTTCTACTTCGGGGCAGAAGAAGATGAATCATGTGTGTGGTGGCCGGAGATGCATGGATCTGTGTGGTGGCCTGCTGGGTGTGGTGCTGGTTAGGCCGCCCATGCGCGCTACTCCGGCGAGCTTAGGATTGTGTGGACCGTCTGACTCCGCTTTACGGAAAGGAGAAAAAGGCGGCGGATTCTGGCGCTCCATGGCCATGGCTCGAGACTCTCCCGCTGCATCTTAAAATTTTTGCCGGCACCAGCGCCCCAGAATGAACGAATTGTTGGTTGCTTTGTTTTTTGATTTTGCTTGTTTTCGTGCAGTCCACACGTACATGATAGGTAGATTGTGAAAACGACTCCCCTGCCGGTGAGATATTGATTTGTGGACCAAAGTTGGTCACACAACATGGGATCGATCTGAGAAGATTTATGCCTGCCGATGAATGGCCATCCAGATACATACATGATCGACTTCAGGTCATCGATTGTGCATGCATGATAGCAGCCATGATCAAATTGGCTGGTTAACTCCTTCGTCCGGTTTAATTATGAGAAATGCTAGTATATTTTGAATCCTCAATCATTTCGTTTTAACTTGAATGATTAGAAGATTGCTGACCACGCCTGCCGTGTGGTCTCAATTATATATTAGTTTGGTGAACTTTTGCTGGTTTTCATTCTATTTTTCTTGACTTGCAAGTTAGGTGGCCTATCGATTTTATTAAGAGAGAAAAGCAAAATATAGAATGGCCTACTTTGTAAGGAATACTATgccaataataataataaataagaaaaggaaaaacaaTCACTGACCACAACCTAAACAGACTGCCTCCACCTAACGTGACCTTTTCCTGGAGTGAGTGTGAGCAAGATATCTACAAAATCACCTTCAAGAAGGAAAGCGGTGCCCACCCACGCCAACCATCGCCAGCATCGACCCCTGCTGAACACAAGCTTTTGCCTAGACCCAGACACAACCTCTCTACGAAACCCTGGGAATGGTCTGGCCTAGCTAACAACCAGTGGCAGAGGTAGAGGGTGGATAGGGTGGGCCATGCCCACCCTGGGTTTGTTTGAATAGCTTTATAGCATAGGAAAAAAGGTAAAAATATATTAAGAAAAGAATATTTTTATGAACAGTTTTATTGTTGGCCCACCCTGACCCATTGGGCTAGATCCGCTACTGGTAACAACCCACATAGCCCCTCGCTGCTCCGACCAAACACGGCCTAGTTGTGAGGAAGTACTAATCAACAATGCCTCCAAGGAGTAGAATGACACCCTCAAGCGTCATCATCGCCGAAGAATCAAACTTTCGCCCAGAGCCTTACACCTCTCCACCTCTACATACCCCAAGGAAGGAGCCAAGCTACAACAAACCTGTGAGGCCGAGCCGCGACTCCACTCGTATCTAACAATAGTAAACCAGTTCAGTTGGATCAAAAGGACACCATGACCACCTGTATCACCATGGTAGGTTGCCTGTGTCGATGCCAACGTCACCCCAACACTACAACCAGGATGCATGGCAATGCAGTATTTGCTGTTGTGGAGAACACGGGCCCAAAATGGCCCCCTAGCCACAAATTGCCCACTACGATAAAAAAACACAAGCCAGAGCCGCAGGTGAGTAGCCGCCTCGTGTCGTGGGCCACATAGGCTCACATGTACCAACCACCGCACCCAAGCCGCCATGAGCCACCGCTGCGCACAAGAGTAGCAGACACCTATACCATGCCGACATGAGACCTGTCACCACTACGTGttgtcacatcataacatgccatcAGATATCAGTAGGTAGCCGCACCTCAGGAGCACCTCCGCCATGCAGACAACACGAAGCACTGCACACCGGCCGCCATTTGACACCCTTCGACAAACTCCCCTACTTGCGAGCGGCCGCAAGCCGACGTGAAGAGTAGGCAACACCACCTCTGGATCCGTGCGAGCTTCATCAGGCAGAGCCCATCGAAAACAACGAGGGGAGGGGGAGTGGTCTAAGAGGGACTGAGCCGCCGCTCCAGTGGCCCCGGGGAGGAACAATTGCAAGTTTTTTTTACAAAGGTTTGATTTTATttgctcaaaatgaagcatcaagaagaTAAATAACACAATGGGTACACACCTAGCCTATGCATAGTTAGGATGACATAGCTAACACGAACTCACGCACAGGCGAAAACACGCTGACAACTAGCATAGTCATATACTACTAAAGTTGTTTGCGGGAAATAAAAAAAAGCCGCAAAGCGATCAGATCTGTGATTCGCAAACTACAACAATGGCCATATCCACACCAACCATCTCATGGCACCACACCGACGAAGTGGTCTTCAATAGCAATGCCTTTAGGAAGGGAGCGACACTCAAACGCCACCATCACCAAATCCAACCACAAGGCCAAAATGTAGGTTTTCACCCCGAAGAATCAGTCcaagcatatccgagcaatgcctttgACAAGGTAAGAATGTAAGAAAAACATCGCTATTTTTAGGTATAAACAGTCGGTTCTGACATAGGCTTTTGCCCCGGAGCTTGAGATCGAGTGCTCGAGTAGCAACACCATCGAAGTCGCTCATGTGTTGTCATCACCACTTTTTCGTGATTCTAGCAGCTACATGCGATGCAACCACACAACCATGCCTTGCATCAAGCCACCGTCCATAATTTATATCTCATCGCTGAAGTCAACCACTGGATCAGGAGAGATGACCCCTCCCAGGGACTTTTCAATGTCCACCGCCATCATGGAGCCCTAGGAAGTAGTTGCAGTGTAGTTTGCAGACAACACCATCCAGCTGGTCAGATCTGGATCACCACCACCAAGCCATGGATCTTAGCACCGCCAGCCAGCCACCGCACATGCGGAAAGCCAACACCTCGGGGCAACAGTCCTCATCAGTAGAAAGACCGACGCCATATCCGATCGGATCTGGCCGGAGTCCGGCTTGCACAGTGAATCACCACCACAATAAGGGACGCTCCTCTAGCCATGGTGGCGAGTGACCCGTACAACCAGTCTCACCTGTGATGAAGAACTAGGCACGCTCCCGGTTGCTGCAAATCGGAACATATGGGTCCCATATGCTGAGGGAGGGGTAGAGGGACGAGAAGATGTGGGGGTATGCCAAACGAAACAAAAGATGGGATGCAGGAACATCCTGCCACTGCNNNNNNNNNNNNNNNNNNNNNNNNNNNNNNNNNNNNNNNNNNNNNNNNNNNNNNNNNNNNNNNNNNNNNNNNNNNNNNNNNNNNNNNNNNNNNNNNNNNNNNNNNNNNNNNNNNNNNNNNNNNNNNNNNNNNNNNNNNNNNNNNNNNNNNNNNNNNNNNNNNNNNNNNNNNNNNNNNNNNNNNNNNNNNNNNNNNNNNNNNNNNNNNNNNNNNNNNNNNNNNNNNNNNNNNNNNNNNNNNNNNNNNNNNNNNNNNNNNNNNNNNNNNNNNNNNNNNNNNNNNNNNNNNNNNNNNNNNNNNNNNNNNNNNNNNNNNNNNNNNNNNNNNNNNNNNNNGGGGGAGAAGAGTCCTCGCTGGTTCTCATTTTACAGTTTAGTTTCCATGCCCATGATATAGTATGGATGGCCCATGACAAAAGTTGTTTCACAACTGGTAGTACGTTTCTATTTGAGGTTCTATTTTAGTATTGACATGGTTCCCATTTTGTTGTGTTTGTCTCCCTCGGACCTTTGTGTTAGCATCTCCTTTTTGTTTGACACTGACCCAAAAAAAGCTACACAAATATCTAGCAGTGGGCTTGTGTGGACATAAGATCATGTGGGGGATTCCCAGCAAGCAAGGTCTGCATGGCTCCGGCTCCTCAGTGTAAAAAAGAAAGAAATCAACGATGGATCGAGGGACCATATCTATTCCGACCCACTCATTAGTTGGGTCTATTTGATTTGATCCATTGTATTTTGCTAATTCCCATATCGAATCTTTTTTCTGGCCTTGGAGCTCACTGCTGCTTATATGCGGTGCATGTGAGAGAGAGACGCAGTACAGCCCTAGCTGCTAGTACaactgcctcttcttcttcctcgacatCTCTCCTCCTCGGATCCTCCACGCACCAGACCACACCAGAAAaaacaaacaagcaagcaaacCTTGGAGCTAGCTAGCAATATGTCCATGTCATGCGGTTTGTGCGGCGCCAACAACTGCTCGCGCCTCATGGTCTCGcccattcatcatcatcatcaccatcatcaggaGCACCAGCTGCGTGAGCACCAGTTCTTCGCCCAaggcaaccaccaccaccaccaccatggcgCGGCAGTAGACCACCCAGTGCAACCGCCGCCAGCCAACTTCGACCACCGCAGAACATGGACTACACCATTTCATGAAACAGCAGCTGCAGGGAACAGCAGCAGGCTCACACTGGAGGTGGGCGCAGGCGGCCAACACATGGCTCACCTAGTGCAGCCACCGGCAAGAACCCACATCGTGAGTAGTACTACTGCTTAGTTGTTTCATCTCTTGCCGATGGATGCGTCCACGGCTTCCTCCTGAAAACTCCCCACCTAATTAATGTCCATCTACACCCCTACCAAAAAAATAGAACCATGTAACCATCTCATATATCTGCCACATAATTCTGTTAATTTATGCTGCTCGATTGTTCTTCGGAAAATGATATACGGGAATGGATCTtgatattctttaattctctatggAGGCATAGAGTTTGTGTTTTGTATTAGTTGATGCAGAATTGTATGGGTTGTCAAATCACCAGTCATACATATATACTTATTTCATTTTATTTGACCAACAACAAATGTAATCAGTCATACATGCATACTGAAAATTTGACTTGCGCGCAATAACTAACCAACTCGACCGGCACAGCTGGGGCAAGACTTTAATGAAGCTGCTAGCTGGGGCAAGACTTTAATCAAGCTGCTAGCTAGAGCTTAATAATATAACAACCCTGCTATACGTACGATGAATTCTCATCCCACACTCATACGATTAGAGACAGCCCAAGACAATTCAGTTTGTGGGCCACAACATGCATCAAGTTTTACTGTCTGGTCGTACAGGTGTCCGATGAAAAAGTATCATATGCAAAGCAATTTcgataatataacatatctctttaTTGGATTAGGCAATACATATGCTCAATTCTCAACTTGTAGTAACTATCTGGAGTCCACACCTTTATGGTaattacactagtgcagaaccgggcaatagcaccggttcgtaaggtcctttagtgccggttacataaccgacactaaattgtggtcactaaagccccccccccccagtaccggttcagcatgaatcggtgctaaagggcaaccacgtgacacgagccagctccgggggcctggagccctttagtaccggttggtaagaccaatcggtactataaggtttgggggatttttagttttatgatttctttttcatttaattttgtgtttccattttaattctttttcgtttgctggtattttacgatactacacattgNNNNNNNNNNNNNNNNNNNNNNNNNNNNNNNNNNNNNNNNNNNNNNNNNNNNNNNNNNNNNNNNNNNNNNNNNNNNNNNNNNNNNNNNNNNNNNNNNNNNNNNNNNNNNNNNNNNNNNNNNNNNNNNNNNNNNNNNNNNNNNNNNNNNNNNNNNNNNNNNNNNNNNNNNNNNNNNNNNNNNNNNNNNNNNNNNNNNNNNNNNNNNNNNNNNNNNNNNNNNNNNNNNNNNNN
This window encodes:
- the LOC119294280 gene encoding transcription factor GHD7-like translates to MSMSCGLCGANNCSRLMVSPIHHHHHHHQEHQLREHQFFAQGNHHHHHHGAAVDHPVQPPPANFDHRRTWTTPFHETAAAGNSSRLTLEVGAGGQHMAHLVQPPARTHIVPFYGGAFTNTISNEAIMTIDTEMMVGPAHYPTTQERGAKVMRYREKRKRRRYDKQIRYESRKAYAELRPRVNGCFVKVPKAMASPSSPALPYDPSKLHLGWFR